A genome region from Trichosurus vulpecula isolate mTriVul1 chromosome 5, mTriVul1.pri, whole genome shotgun sequence includes the following:
- the MCAT gene encoding LOW QUALITY PROTEIN: malonyl-CoA-acyl carrier protein transacylase, mitochondrial (The sequence of the model RefSeq protein was modified relative to this genomic sequence to represent the inferred CDS: inserted 3 bases in 2 codons), which yields MAARLGAGAASTLLRRLWSSRARDPAGPPPPSEVVDVEALLKDATVGEGPKQGPRSRPGPETTSVLLFPGQGSQAVGMGRALLRYPGARALYEAAERVLGYDLLELSLRGPREELERTARCQPALYVVSLAALEALRHRQPEAIENCVAAAGFSVGEFAALVFAGALEFEEGLHAVKVRAEAMQEASSAVPSGMLSVLGRPQTQYKVACLDAREHCQALGIEEPVCEVANYLFPDCRVISGHLQALHFLQKNSSRYHFRRTRMLPVSGGFHTRLMEPAMEPLAQVLKKVDIKKPLISVYSNVDGSKYLHARHIQQLLVKQVVFPVKWEQTMHTIYERRKGTGFPQTFEVGPGKQLGTILKNCNLKAWKAYSHVEVMEEEEQEDPDXSSQGRSSSVGTGWKSKARAGLLVLRWCWSHPLALCQASLPPSQAALWIGFGLAXPQREIKMETAF from the exons ATGGCGGCCCGGCTCGGCGCTGGGGCCGCAAGCACGCTCCTGAGGCGCCTCTGGTCCTCGCGAGCCCGGGACCCCGCGGGGCCGCCGCCGCCGTCCGAGGTAGTGGACGTGGAGGCGCTGCTGAAGGACGCCACGGTGGGCGAGGGCCCGAAGCAGGGGCCTCGATCTCGGCCGGGTCCCGAGACCACCTCGGTGCTGCTCTTCCCGGGTCAGGGCAGCCAGGCCGTGGGCATGGGGCGCGCGCTCCTACGCTACCCGGGCGCGCGCGCGCTCTACGAGGCCGCCGAGCGCGTGCTGGGTTACGATCTGCTGGAACTGAGCCTGCGCGGCCCGCGCGAGGAGCTGGAGCGCACGGCGCGCTGTCAGCCGGCGCTCTACGTGGTCTCGCTCGCAGCGCTGGAGGCGCTTCGCCACCGGCAGCCGGAG GCTATTGAGAATTGTGTTGCTGCAGCTGGATTCAGCGTCGGAGAGTTTGCAGCCCTTGTGTTTGCTGGTGCCTTAGAGTTTGAAGAAG GGCTGCACGCGGTCAAAGTCCGTGCCGAGGCCATGCAGGAAGCGTCTTCGGCCGTTCCTAGCGGGATGCTCTCAGTCCTCGGGAGGCCTCAGACCCAGTATAAGGTGGCATGCCTGGATGCTCGAGAGCACTGCCAGGCCCTGGGCATCGAGGAGCCCGTCTGTGAGGTGGCCAACTATCTGTTCCCTGACTGCCGAGTGATCTCTGGTCACCTCCAG GCCCTGCACTTCCTACAGAAGAATTCCTCCAGGTACCACTTCAGGAGGACCAGGATGCTGCCAGTCAGTGGAGGCTTCCACACACGTCTCATGGAGCCTGCTATGGAGCCACTGGCTCAAGTCTTAAAGAAAGTGGACATAAAGAAACCTTTGATTTCTGTCTATTCCAATGTGGATGGAAGTAAGTACCTGCATGCCAGACACATCCAGCAGCTGCTGGTGAAGCAGGTCGTGTTCCCCGTGAAGTGGGAGCAGACCATGCACACCATTTACGAGCGGAGGAAGGGGACAGGGTTCCCGCAGACGTTTGAAGTGGGGCCTGGGAAGCAGCTAGGGACCATCCTAAAGAACTGTAACCTCAAAGCTTGGAAGGCCTACAGTCATGTGGAAGTgatggaagaggaggagcaggaggaccCAGA ATCCAGCCAAGGCCGCTCTAGCTCTGTTGGGACTGGTTGGAAGAGCAAGGCCAGGGCTGGGCTGCTGGTGCTTCGGTGGTGCTGGAGCCACCCCCTGGCCCTCTGTCAGGCCAGCCTCCCACCCTCCCAGGCTGCTCTCTGGATCGGCTTTGGGTTGG GGCCCCAAAGGGAGATAAAAATGGAGACTGCGTTCTGA